The Elusimicrobiales bacterium DNA segment ACCGTAAACGGGCGCTTTGCCGGCGCGCTTGGCGATGCATGCACAGCGTCTTTCTATGCGACAAAACTCATGGCGGCGGGCGAGGGGGGAATGGTTCTCTCCGATTCCGCAGAAATCGCCGGAGAGGTTCGGGATTTGCGCGAGTATGACAAAAAACCCGCCGACAAACCGCGTCAGAACGCCAAACTGACGGATTTACAGGCCGCGCTCGCCCTTGTCCAGATGCGCAGGCTTAGGGAATTCATCTCCGCCAGACAGGCCGCGGCGGACATGTATGATGCCGCGCTTTCCGGCTCCAGTCTGGTTTTGCCGTTGCGGCAGGAAGGGCGGATATATTTCCGGTATGTTGTCCGTGTGCCGGGAGGCAAGGCGCAGGCTGTCATTGAAAAGCTGAACAAGGCGGGAATAGCGGCGCACAGGCCGGTTTTCCGCCCGCTGCATCTGGATGCGGCGCAATCGCGCGCCTTCCCGGGAGCGGACGAGGCGTTTTCTTCCGCGGTGTCTCTGCCTCTGTATCCGGGCATATCCGGACGCGATATTGCAAAGGTTTGCAGCGTTCTGCTGGCTTGCACAGGCTTGCGGTAAATCCGGGAACTTGCCGCGCTCCCCGCTCCTTGCCCCGTTCCGAAT contains these protein-coding regions:
- a CDS encoding DegT/DnrJ/EryC1/StrS family aminotransferase, which produces MKIPHSRPCLGEKETAAVIRVIKSGMLAQNGETARLEAAARKISGIKHAAAVSSGMKALELALAARGVGPGDEVIIPSYCCSAPWHAVMARGARAALADCDPNAFNPSRRDIKRAMTRRTKAVILPNMFGLPCDPGDIAPDAPFVIQDCAHSFGATVNGRFAGALGDACTASFYATKLMAAGEGGMVLSDSAEIAGEVRDLREYDKKPADKPRQNAKLTDLQAALALVQMRRLREFISARQAAADMYDAALSGSSLVLPLRQEGRIYFRYVVRVPGGKAQAVIEKLNKAGIAAHRPVFRPLHLDAAQSRAFPGADEAFSSAVSLPLYPGISGRDIAKVCSVLLACTGLR